The following are encoded in a window of Vibrio azureus genomic DNA:
- a CDS encoding aminotransferase class V-fold PLP-dependent enzyme, which produces MLEQALTKTNQSRRNFIKGATGAAVAGIGASVFSGTVHANVEGIDWEHSATDYADNQRFWWKVQKQFVLDKRSTYMNVGTTGSMPKHVLDAYDRNNTLVAKHPWDMKDKFGPFPHVEEMFQTIAPGFGAHADELVLTRNTTDGVCSIINGLHFEPGDVILTTNHEHVAVNSPLHVAAHRFGVQIIEVQLPVFTGTETVSEKDYINAFRDVISAQQNIRLMVFSHVTYKTGTTLPAKAICRLAKKHRIPTLVDGAHTIGMLALDFHDMDCDFYVGSGHKWQCGPGGTGILYIRKDAERLNEYWHDRATPLWMINSSLSHAEHLSKQLRMQYVGNDNYPAKQALTDSCKMWDQIGRQSIQDRILALSKQCKTQLRKALPHATMYSPDVEGLTSGLTTFNPFSDSSNEEQLILFRDRLREEYGYIIRTTSFKLTKEDQQETHALRISTHLFHDEQDVTGLIAAISQLYYTF; this is translated from the coding sequence ATGCTGGAGCAGGCACTAACAAAGACCAATCAAAGTCGTCGTAATTTCATTAAAGGGGCGACAGGTGCTGCTGTTGCAGGTATTGGGGCGTCTGTTTTTTCGGGGACAGTCCATGCTAACGTTGAAGGTATAGATTGGGAACATTCGGCCACAGATTACGCTGACAATCAGCGCTTTTGGTGGAAGGTACAAAAGCAATTTGTTTTGGATAAGCGCAGTACTTATATGAACGTAGGTACAACCGGGTCAATGCCAAAGCATGTTTTAGACGCTTATGATCGTAATAACACATTAGTCGCCAAACACCCTTGGGATATGAAAGATAAATTTGGTCCTTTTCCGCATGTTGAAGAAATGTTCCAAACGATAGCACCGGGCTTTGGTGCCCATGCTGATGAGTTAGTTCTAACGCGAAACACGACAGATGGAGTGTGTTCGATCATCAATGGTCTACACTTTGAGCCAGGTGACGTTATTTTAACGACCAACCATGAGCATGTTGCGGTGAACTCGCCATTACATGTTGCAGCACATCGATTTGGTGTTCAAATCATTGAGGTTCAATTACCGGTGTTTACTGGAACAGAAACAGTGTCAGAGAAGGATTACATCAATGCTTTTCGCGATGTGATTTCGGCACAACAGAATATCCGCTTAATGGTTTTTTCTCACGTAACTTACAAAACGGGCACCACTCTGCCCGCCAAAGCGATTTGTCGACTGGCTAAAAAGCATCGTATTCCAACTTTGGTCGACGGTGCGCATACCATTGGTATGTTGGCGCTTGATTTTCATGATATGGATTGTGATTTCTATGTCGGTTCTGGCCATAAATGGCAATGTGGTCCTGGTGGCACAGGGATTCTCTACATCAGAAAGGATGCTGAGCGGCTTAATGAATATTGGCATGATCGCGCAACGCCGTTATGGATGATTAACTCGTCGTTATCTCATGCTGAACATCTGAGTAAACAATTACGCATGCAGTACGTAGGAAATGATAACTATCCTGCAAAGCAAGCACTAACGGACAGTTGCAAGATGTGGGACCAAATAGGCCGACAGTCCATTCAAGATCGTATCTTAGCATTAAGCAAGCAGTGTAAAACACAGCTGCGAAAAGCGTTACCTCATGCCACCATGTATTCGCCAGATGTAGAAGGCTTGACCAGTGGTTTAACCACATTTAATCCTTTTTCTGACTCGAGTAATGAAGAGCAATTGATTCTTTTCCGAGATCGCTTACGAGAAGAGTACGGTTACATCATTCGTACCACCAGCTTTAAGCTAACAAAAGAAGATCAGCAAGAAACTCATGCGTTACGCATTTCAACCCATTTGTTTCATGATGAGCAGGATGTCACCGGTCTCATAGCAGCAATTAGCCAGCTGTATTATACGTTTTAG
- a CDS encoding transporter substrate-binding domain-containing protein, translating to MLNKVFKRCLAKGMISLLLFSPLALADDVRDIQERGVLRHIGVSYANFVSHIEQGKIQTLAGLDVEIIKGFATSLGVRYEYVPAQWNNVIGKLVGHHVEYKNKDIAIGQAMAIEGDLIANGVTILDWRKEVIAFSDDYFPSGVWLVARTDSSMKPIKPTGSIQKDIRQVKGLLKGRTVLAMEHSCLDPNLYDLYETQADIIFPDGRRHLNEMVPAIMKNDAESTLLDVADTLIAMEKWPGEIKVIGPISEHQRMAVAFRHNSPELRIAFNQYLNKIKQDGTYQELVEKYYPSIFYFYNDYFLVNSKNEL from the coding sequence ATGTTAAACAAGGTATTTAAGCGCTGCTTAGCAAAAGGAATGATCTCGTTATTGCTCTTTTCACCCTTAGCTTTAGCCGATGATGTGAGAGATATTCAAGAGCGAGGAGTGTTGCGTCATATTGGCGTTTCATACGCAAATTTTGTCTCTCATATTGAGCAGGGCAAAATCCAAACGCTAGCAGGCTTAGATGTCGAAATTATCAAAGGTTTTGCAACCTCACTTGGTGTGCGCTACGAATATGTTCCAGCTCAATGGAATAACGTGATTGGCAAATTAGTTGGTCATCATGTCGAATATAAAAATAAAGACATTGCCATAGGGCAAGCGATGGCAATCGAAGGAGATTTGATCGCCAATGGAGTAACGATTCTTGATTGGCGAAAAGAGGTCATTGCCTTTTCAGATGATTATTTTCCATCTGGCGTATGGCTAGTGGCTCGTACCGATTCTTCGATGAAACCGATCAAGCCGACGGGCTCGATCCAAAAAGATATTCGTCAAGTAAAGGGTTTGCTAAAAGGTCGAACCGTACTGGCGATGGAGCACTCTTGTCTTGATCCAAACCTTTATGATCTGTACGAAACACAGGCCGATATTATCTTCCCAGATGGTCGTCGTCACCTTAATGAAATGGTGCCAGCGATCATGAAAAATGATGCGGAGAGCACCTTGCTTGATGTCGCAGACACGTTAATTGCAATGGAGAAATGGCCAGGTGAAATTAAAGTGATTGGTCCTATTTCAGAGCATCAAAGAATGGCTGTGGCATTTCGTCATAATTCGCCAGAGCTTAGAATAGCGTTTAACCAATACTTAAATAAGATTAAGCAAGATGGAACCTATCAGGAACTGGTTGAAAAATACTACCCCTCCATCTTCTATTTTTATAATGACTACTTCTTGGTAAATAGTAAGAACGAGTTATGA
- a CDS encoding EAL domain-containing protein — protein sequence MKKLVKKISSTRIIIICAGLISMYLATIITVTGLGQNKLKDSQHRELGLQVKSYAGRLDSVLTIAKEDMIHLSTDKTLQTFFANLASGMSMEYGLGASVINLKRKLKAKSQTKLKNDQHLYQKLILIGLDGKVIASTGTRGTRLLAIDKPSNQQPLKLSKKLQIVEEGEKKYIRLAQTVLFSGKRVGYLIADLNQSAIIDSLNKPDENRQNSRLVLRLGEAEMLLWNLNHYDNSEQSRATLDKLGSDLQESIYFAVPDEKNQYTLMAWFEPFNKRDLYTSKLFITILSVIAILMVAGLLYAFYLNNTRVELKIKLEEEKHRKDFLSQQNERLTQEIERRKFSETELAFLAKHDALTGLPNRLHGSERLSFELSRASHSGAKVLVMFIDLDHFKQINDSMGHFVGDEVLKLAVKRLKQTLRETDFLARIGGDEFLLIVPEMQSTENTKHFAAKVLSAFQQPFMWHNHEFFLSASIGMSVFPDDGDKVEQLLACADMAMYRAKQEGRNAFCFYNHNMNQDLQRFLTLEKCLRQAIVYEQLSLYYQPIIDLRSGRIVGAEALMRWNDVKLGSVSPDEFISVAEKNGLIHQLGDFAIRHACHQAARWQSIAPISISVNFSSVQFRYCERLLDQIKHHLSESGLPADKFDIEVTEGLLFSDTKELKGLLDDLKALGAKLVIDDFGTGYSALSYLQKFPFDRLKIDRSFMQNMFENDSDRALVKVIIAMAQALKLEIVAEGIEEKRHLEYLQNLNCEFGQGFYFSQPLPAEEFERLLKHSKEECLV from the coding sequence ATGAAAAAGCTTGTAAAAAAAATATCAAGTACACGAATAATTATCATATGTGCTGGCTTAATCTCGATGTATTTAGCCACCATTATTACGGTGACTGGCCTAGGTCAAAATAAATTAAAAGACTCCCAGCATCGTGAACTGGGCTTACAAGTAAAAAGTTATGCGGGAAGGCTTGATAGTGTATTAACCATTGCGAAGGAAGACATGATTCACCTGTCTACGGATAAAACACTGCAAACCTTCTTTGCCAACCTCGCCTCAGGCATGTCAATGGAGTATGGCTTGGGCGCGAGCGTGATCAACCTGAAGAGAAAACTGAAAGCGAAATCACAAACAAAGCTTAAGAATGATCAGCACTTATATCAGAAGCTTATCTTGATTGGTCTAGATGGCAAAGTCATTGCTTCGACGGGCACGAGGGGGACGCGATTATTGGCGATTGATAAACCATCGAATCAACAGCCCCTTAAATTATCTAAAAAACTGCAGATCGTAGAAGAAGGAGAGAAAAAGTACATTCGGTTGGCTCAAACCGTGCTCTTCTCGGGAAAACGCGTTGGCTACTTGATCGCAGATCTTAACCAGAGTGCAATCATCGACTCATTAAACAAGCCTGATGAAAACAGACAAAATAGCCGATTAGTGCTCAGGCTAGGTGAAGCAGAAATGCTTCTATGGAACTTGAACCATTATGATAATTCTGAGCAAAGCCGTGCAACTTTAGACAAATTAGGCAGCGACTTACAAGAAAGCATCTATTTTGCTGTGCCTGATGAGAAGAACCAATACACTTTGATGGCTTGGTTTGAGCCCTTTAACAAGCGAGATCTTTACACCTCAAAGCTATTTATCACGATACTCAGTGTTATTGCCATATTAATGGTTGCAGGTTTATTGTATGCGTTCTATCTCAATAACACACGAGTAGAACTGAAGATTAAGTTGGAGGAAGAAAAGCATCGTAAAGACTTTCTTTCTCAACAAAACGAACGTTTAACTCAAGAAATTGAGCGACGTAAGTTCTCGGAAACAGAGCTGGCTTTTTTAGCCAAACATGACGCATTAACGGGTTTACCTAATCGTTTACACGGCTCCGAGCGGTTGAGCTTTGAGCTTTCTCGAGCCAGTCATAGCGGCGCTAAAGTATTAGTGATGTTCATTGATTTGGACCATTTTAAGCAAATCAATGATTCAATGGGTCATTTTGTTGGCGATGAAGTACTTAAATTAGCGGTGAAACGTCTAAAACAGACCTTACGAGAAACGGACTTTTTAGCCAGAATTGGAGGAGATGAATTCCTTCTCATTGTTCCTGAGATGCAAAGTACAGAAAACACCAAACATTTTGCAGCAAAAGTATTATCGGCCTTTCAACAGCCATTTATGTGGCACAATCATGAATTCTTTTTATCTGCCAGCATAGGAATGTCTGTGTTTCCTGATGATGGTGACAAGGTAGAGCAGTTATTGGCCTGCGCTGATATGGCAATGTACCGTGCGAAACAAGAAGGGCGTAATGCTTTTTGTTTTTATAACCATAATATGAACCAGGATTTACAGCGTTTTCTTACTTTAGAGAAATGCCTACGTCAGGCAATCGTGTACGAACAACTCAGCTTATATTATCAACCTATTATTGACTTACGCAGTGGTAGAATTGTTGGTGCAGAAGCCTTGATGCGTTGGAATGATGTCAAGCTGGGGTCAGTCAGCCCTGATGAATTTATCTCAGTTGCAGAAAAAAATGGTTTGATACACCAATTAGGTGATTTTGCGATTCGACACGCTTGTCACCAAGCAGCACGATGGCAATCTATTGCCCCCATATCGATCTCGGTGAATTTTTCCAGTGTGCAGTTTAGATATTGTGAGCGGTTACTGGATCAAATCAAACACCACCTCAGTGAATCTGGTTTACCCGCAGACAAGTTCGATATTGAAGTAACCGAAGGTTTATTATTCAGTGATACGAAAGAGCTCAAAGGCTTATTGGATGATCTTAAAGCATTGGGAGCAAAGTTGGTTATCGATGATTTTGGCACGGGCTATTCGGCACTGAGTTATTTACAAAAATTCCCATTTGATCGTCTCAAGATAGATCGAAGCTTTATGCAAAATATGTTTGAAAACGATTCTGACCGTGCGTTAGTCAAAGTGATTATTGCGATGGCGCAAGCGTTGAAACTTGAAATTGTTGCGGAAGGCATTGAAGAAAAGCGGCATCTGGAATACTTACAAAACTTAAATTGTGAGTTTGGCCAAGGTTTTTACTTTAGCCAACCATTGCCCGCTGAAGAATTTGAGCGACTACTTAAGCATTCAAAGGAAGAGTGTTTGGTTTAA
- a CDS encoding glycine C-acetyltransferase, with protein sequence MSADFYQQIAQQIEDVKEEGLYKSERIITSQQQAAVKISTGEEVLNFCANNYLGLANHPELIEAGKAGMEAHGFGMASVRFICGTQDIHKELEQKLSKFLGKEDTILYTSCFDANTGLFETILGKEDAIISDALNHASIIDGVRLCKAMRFRYANNNMEELEQQLIAAKEAGARHILIVTDGVFSMDGVVANLPVICDLADKYGALTMVDDSHAVGFMGKTGAGTHEHHNVVDRIDIITGTLGKAMGGASGGYTSGKKEVIDWLRQRSRPYLFSNSVAPAIVNASIRVLDLLEESGDLRDRLWENAAHFRARMEGAGFTMGGADHAIIPIMLGDAKVAAEFAERALEKGIYVIGFSFPVVPKGQARIRTQMSAAHSREQLDRAIDAFIQVGKDMGII encoded by the coding sequence ATGTCTGCTGACTTTTACCAACAAATTGCCCAGCAAATTGAAGATGTGAAAGAAGAAGGTTTATATAAATCTGAGCGTATCATCACTTCACAGCAGCAAGCGGCAGTGAAAATTTCCACGGGTGAAGAAGTATTAAACTTCTGTGCTAATAACTACTTAGGTCTTGCAAACCACCCTGAGTTAATTGAAGCCGGTAAAGCAGGCATGGAAGCACATGGCTTTGGTATGGCTTCTGTTCGTTTCATTTGTGGTACACAAGACATTCATAAAGAGCTAGAGCAGAAACTGTCTAAGTTTTTAGGCAAAGAAGATACCATTCTTTACACCTCATGTTTTGATGCCAATACTGGTTTGTTTGAGACCATTTTGGGTAAAGAAGACGCGATCATTTCTGATGCGTTAAACCACGCTTCGATTATTGATGGGGTTCGTCTATGTAAAGCGATGCGTTTCCGTTACGCAAATAACAACATGGAAGAACTTGAACAACAATTGATCGCGGCAAAAGAAGCGGGCGCTCGCCATATTCTAATCGTTACTGACGGTGTCTTTTCTATGGACGGCGTGGTTGCGAACTTGCCCGTGATCTGTGACCTTGCAGACAAATACGGCGCATTGACCATGGTTGATGACTCACACGCAGTCGGTTTTATGGGCAAAACAGGTGCAGGGACACACGAGCACCATAACGTTGTTGACCGTATCGACATTATTACAGGCACACTCGGCAAAGCGATGGGTGGTGCTTCAGGCGGTTATACTTCAGGTAAAAAAGAAGTGATCGACTGGTTACGTCAGCGTTCTCGTCCATACCTATTCTCTAACTCGGTGGCTCCTGCGATCGTTAATGCATCTATCCGCGTGTTGGACTTACTTGAAGAGAGCGGTGACTTACGTGACCGTCTATGGGAAAACGCAGCGCATTTCCGTGCTCGTATGGAAGGTGCAGGCTTTACAATGGGCGGAGCTGATCATGCGATCATTCCAATCATGCTGGGTGATGCAAAAGTAGCTGCAGAGTTTGCTGAACGTGCTCTAGAGAAAGGCATCTACGTGATTGGGTTCTCATTCCCAGTCGTACCAAAAGGTCAAGCTCGTATCCGTACCCAAATGTCTGCGGCACATTCTCGTGAGCAGTTGGATCGTGCTATCGATGCGTTCATCCAAGTTGGTAAGGACATGGGCATCATCTAA
- the tdh gene encoding L-threonine 3-dehydrogenase — MKIKALSKLKPEEGIWMTEVEKPEMGHNDILIKIKKTAICGTDVHIYNWDEWSQKTIPVPMVVGHEYVGEVVAIGQEVRGFEIGDRVSGEGHITCGHCRNCRGGRTHLCRNTIGVGVNREGAFAEYLVIPAFNAFKIPEGISDDLASIFDPFGNAVHTALSFDLVGEDVLITGAGPIGIMAAAVAKHVGARHVVITDINEYRLDLARKMGVTRAVNVAEEKLEDVMSELGMTEGFDVGLEMSGNPSAFNSMLTTMNHGGRIALLGIPPSDMGIDWNQVIFKGLIIKGIYGREMFETWYKMASLIQSGLDLSPIITHHYKIDDFQEGFDVMRSGASGKVILDWE; from the coding sequence ATGAAGATTAAAGCGCTATCAAAGCTAAAGCCTGAAGAAGGCATCTGGATGACCGAGGTTGAGAAACCGGAAATGGGTCATAACGACATTCTGATCAAAATCAAGAAAACCGCCATCTGCGGGACAGACGTGCATATTTACAATTGGGATGAATGGTCACAAAAGACAATTCCAGTTCCTATGGTTGTTGGCCATGAGTACGTCGGTGAAGTTGTGGCGATTGGTCAGGAAGTACGTGGCTTTGAGATTGGTGATCGTGTTTCTGGTGAAGGTCACATTACATGTGGTCATTGCCGTAACTGTCGTGGTGGTCGTACTCATTTATGTCGTAATACCATCGGCGTGGGTGTAAACCGTGAAGGTGCCTTTGCAGAGTACCTTGTGATCCCAGCCTTTAATGCTTTTAAGATCCCGGAAGGTATTTCTGATGATCTTGCATCGATCTTTGACCCGTTTGGTAACGCGGTACACACTGCGTTGTCGTTTGATCTCGTCGGCGAAGATGTCCTAATCACAGGGGCAGGCCCAATTGGCATTATGGCGGCAGCTGTTGCGAAACATGTAGGTGCTCGCCATGTTGTTATTACAGACATTAATGAATACCGTCTGGATCTTGCACGTAAGATGGGTGTCACGCGTGCAGTCAATGTCGCAGAAGAGAAATTAGAAGACGTGATGTCAGAACTTGGTATGACAGAAGGGTTTGATGTTGGTCTAGAAATGTCTGGTAACCCATCTGCGTTTAACTCCATGTTAACCACCATGAATCACGGTGGTCGTATTGCGCTGTTGGGTATTCCACCATCAGACATGGGCATCGACTGGAACCAAGTGATCTTCAAAGGTTTGATCATCAAAGGTATCTACGGCCGCGAAATGTTCGAAACCTGGTACAAGATGGCTTCTTTGATTCAATCTGGCTTAGATCTCTCACCGATCATCACCCATCACTACAAGATTGATGACTTCCAAGAAGGCTTCGATGTCATGCGTAGCGGGGCTTCCGGCAAGGTTATCCTTGATTGGGAATAG
- a CDS encoding tyrosine-type recombinase/integrase: MSIRNLKDGSKKPWLCECYPYGRTGKRVRKRFTTKGEAKAFELHTMKEIDDKPWMGIKPDNRRMSELLETWWTIHGHTLKSGKQARDLISKTIEELGNPIACQFKERDYLAYRAARIPYRGKNKSIEISPTTHNLELIYLKGMFKKLIKYNQWKYPNPLEAIEPIKTSEKHLAYLTKPQIEEFFDNLQNCNRVIKASIPQIIVIAKICLATGARISEALTLTRTQITELKLTYTDTKGKRNRSVPISPSLYQEILDIAVSDHDIFNTSYKDAWRYIKRALPEHVPNGQATHVLRHTFASHFMMNKGDILVLQRILGHTKIEQTMAYSHFAPEHLIQAVHLNPLEN; this comes from the coding sequence ATGTCTATCAGAAACTTAAAAGACGGTTCTAAGAAACCCTGGCTTTGCGAATGTTACCCATACGGCCGCACCGGTAAGCGTGTGCGCAAAAGGTTTACCACCAAAGGTGAAGCCAAAGCCTTTGAGCTTCACACGATGAAGGAAATTGACGATAAGCCCTGGATGGGTATTAAACCGGATAACCGAAGAATGAGTGAGCTTTTGGAAACTTGGTGGACCATCCATGGCCATACTTTAAAGTCAGGCAAGCAAGCCAGAGACCTCATATCTAAAACAATTGAAGAGTTGGGTAACCCAATTGCCTGCCAGTTTAAAGAGCGAGACTACCTAGCGTATCGGGCAGCTCGAATCCCCTATCGGGGTAAGAATAAATCCATCGAGATATCCCCAACCACACACAACCTTGAGCTGATTTATCTAAAGGGCATGTTCAAGAAGTTGATTAAGTACAATCAATGGAAATACCCCAACCCACTTGAAGCGATCGAACCTATCAAAACCAGTGAAAAGCATCTTGCCTATCTAACCAAGCCACAAATCGAAGAGTTTTTTGACAATCTGCAGAACTGCAATCGAGTTATCAAGGCATCAATCCCACAAATTATTGTCATCGCAAAAATTTGCTTAGCCACCGGTGCACGAATCAGTGAGGCACTCACTTTAACTCGCACACAAATAACCGAGCTCAAGTTGACTTATACCGACACAAAAGGGAAAAGGAATCGCAGTGTGCCTATCTCACCATCTTTATATCAAGAGATTTTAGATATAGCGGTGAGTGACCATGACATATTTAACACCAGTTACAAAGATGCTTGGCGTTACATAAAAAGAGCCTTACCTGAGCACGTTCCGAATGGGCAAGCGACCCATGTTCTACGGCATACTTTTGCTTCGCATTTTATGATGAATAAAGGAGATATTTTAGTGCTGCAGCGTATTCTCGGCCACACAAAAATTGAGCAGACAATGGCGTATTCTCATTTTGCTCCAGAGCATTTAATACAAGCTGTTCACCTCAATCCTTTAGAGAATTAG
- a CDS encoding ATP-dependent nuclease → MKIRNVKIENFRGITKAEIDLNNFTTLVGPNNIGKSTILSALNLVLDNKKPKVEDWPGQQQTDEIMSITCTFGELEEWERNKPAISQLLNGDELILKMEASWAENTDSPTCRYLVHHAPTTTPFTGKTITQARADEELRDILIECGITSAALYKEKKSELEHYMIAKYPNMITCELDWHEKTFANSLQQAIPHVMYVPASFKIEDELKTNGTSPFAYLFKNKLFPKVKSDESYSLYIEKAQKLQEKLKGQAEDGSEIDGLSGALEAVSQTLNDILDFDTKVKLAVGDIDIEPLFMKAATFLIDEELETSLQYQGSGVQRALAFAMLESNAATEAQVDGAQRTTIVLYEEPELYIHPHLMRRLRDTLQTRSCNPLWQIICSTHSPFLIDLANRPDSVKLIKRANNNERVISQLPKELFEQSREYDEKVMLRAVLDFHPSVCESLFAKRVVVVEGDTEVAVFTMIDELVRKLGIEGSKHKDTTVVSAGGKWTITAIVKVLKGLGIDYKVIHDTDRKGKTDGELAQLGNLHPFKANAKIREVASAENVFLVEDTFEHVLWDPQVESIKSSSKPFHSWKKIREFLDDEKDLSDSSKSTLREIIEFAFCD, encoded by the coding sequence ATGAAAATCAGAAATGTAAAAATTGAAAACTTCCGTGGTATTACTAAGGCAGAGATTGATTTAAATAATTTTACTACTCTTGTTGGACCAAATAATATTGGGAAATCTACAATCTTATCAGCTTTGAATCTAGTTTTAGATAACAAAAAACCCAAAGTGGAGGATTGGCCAGGTCAACAGCAAACTGACGAGATTATGTCTATTACTTGCACATTTGGTGAACTTGAAGAATGGGAACGTAATAAACCAGCTATCTCTCAACTTTTAAATGGGGATGAACTAATTTTAAAAATGGAGGCGTCTTGGGCTGAGAATACTGATTCGCCAACTTGTAGGTATTTAGTTCATCACGCCCCTACTACTACTCCTTTCACTGGTAAAACAATTACACAAGCACGCGCGGATGAAGAGCTCAGAGATATCCTGATTGAATGTGGTATAACATCAGCAGCTTTGTACAAAGAGAAGAAAAGTGAATTAGAGCACTATATGATCGCTAAATATCCTAATATGATTACTTGTGAATTGGATTGGCATGAAAAAACGTTCGCAAACTCTCTTCAACAAGCAATACCTCATGTAATGTACGTGCCTGCAAGCTTCAAGATCGAAGATGAACTGAAAACTAATGGAACTTCTCCATTTGCATATTTATTTAAAAACAAACTTTTCCCAAAAGTTAAATCTGATGAATCATATTCTTTGTACATTGAGAAGGCACAAAAACTACAGGAAAAGCTTAAAGGTCAGGCTGAAGATGGCAGTGAGATTGATGGTTTGTCTGGAGCTCTTGAAGCTGTTTCTCAAACATTAAATGATATCTTGGACTTTGATACAAAAGTGAAATTAGCTGTTGGAGATATTGATATAGAGCCTCTGTTCATGAAAGCAGCGACATTTCTGATCGATGAAGAATTAGAAACTAGCCTGCAATATCAAGGTAGCGGTGTGCAAAGGGCATTAGCGTTTGCAATGCTAGAAAGTAATGCAGCCACTGAAGCCCAAGTCGACGGAGCTCAAAGAACAACGATTGTTTTGTATGAAGAACCTGAACTTTATATCCATCCTCATCTTATGCGCAGATTGAGAGATACACTTCAAACAAGATCATGTAATCCGCTTTGGCAAATAATTTGCTCAACTCATTCGCCATTTTTAATTGATTTAGCAAACAGGCCCGACTCGGTTAAATTAATCAAACGAGCAAACAATAACGAGAGAGTCATTTCGCAGCTACCGAAAGAGTTATTCGAACAAAGTAGAGAATATGATGAAAAAGTAATGCTAAGAGCTGTTTTAGACTTTCATCCATCAGTTTGTGAAAGTTTGTTCGCCAAACGAGTTGTAGTGGTTGAAGGTGATACCGAAGTAGCTGTATTTACTATGATTGATGAGTTAGTAAGAAAATTAGGTATTGAAGGTTCTAAGCACAAAGATACGACGGTTGTTTCAGCAGGTGGAAAATGGACGATTACAGCGATAGTTAAAGTTCTCAAAGGACTTGGTATAGATTATAAAGTAATTCATGACACTGATCGAAAGGGTAAAACAGATGGCGAGCTTGCTCAATTAGGCAATCTACACCCTTTTAAGGCAAATGCTAAGATTAGAGAAGTAGCTTCAGCAGAAAACGTGTTTTTAGTAGAAGATACATTTGAGCACGTGCTATGGGATCCCCAGGTCGAAAGCATCAAATCGAGTAGTAAGCCTTTTCATTCTTGGAAGAAAATAAGGGAATTTTTAGATGATGAAAAAGATTTGTCTGACAGTAGTAAATCAACTTTAAGAGAGATTATTGAGTTTGCCTTCTGTGATTAA
- a CDS encoding phage repressor protein CI: MQTNQLKIEVPNYISGKDFLKKLMKVTDTEQQQELAAIFGVPKSTLATWRQRDLTPHEIAVRAHLKLGVSLNWLLLDEGEPFINSNVNKHTTKFEKEISIFDIDCFSIEDGKLKNRSTISFDKAVLNELGAVNVMAIKDGQNTFIVNKESRQAVSGTYLVDMDGLLSLNEIQRLPGKKLAISFNGSTLTVDENEVIVVGRVALAMEKK; the protein is encoded by the coding sequence ATGCAAACTAATCAACTAAAAATCGAAGTTCCGAACTACATTAGCGGTAAAGACTTTCTAAAAAAACTCATGAAAGTTACAGATACCGAGCAACAACAGGAGCTTGCGGCGATATTTGGTGTGCCCAAATCTACCCTAGCAACTTGGCGACAACGTGATCTAACGCCACATGAGATTGCTGTTAGAGCGCATTTGAAACTTGGAGTGTCTTTAAATTGGCTGTTACTTGATGAAGGTGAGCCTTTCATTAACTCAAATGTGAATAAGCACACGACTAAGTTCGAAAAAGAAATTTCCATTTTCGATATAGATTGTTTTTCAATAGAAGATGGGAAACTTAAGAACAGAAGCACGATTTCATTTGATAAAGCAGTTCTCAATGAGTTGGGTGCTGTAAACGTCATGGCAATCAAAGACGGCCAGAACACATTCATTGTAAACAAAGAATCTCGTCAGGCAGTAAGCGGCACATACCTAGTCGATATGGATGGCCTACTCTCTCTAAACGAGATCCAACGCTTACCAGGTAAAAAACTGGCGATTAGCTTTAATGGTTCAACATTAACCGTTGATGAAAATGAGGTGATAGTGGTTGGTAGAGTTGCACTGGCCATGGAAAAGAAATAG